Proteins found in one Nostoc sp. NIES-3756 genomic segment:
- the ldpA gene encoding circadian clock protein LdpA, protein MTDLLAPLQSLEQGHWFKLICGASFQHLPAVRSLTLAYTLAGADCIDVAADPAVIRDAKEAIQVAKSLVKEAQARGLHSKGNSPLLMVSLNDGEDPHFRKAEFDASRCPEDCPRPCEKICPAQAIVFNHKKDNFSGVESQKCYGCGRCLPICPYDIIYTNSYMSKPEAIAPLVMSAGIDAVEIHTKVGRLTQFKQLWQVISPWAEQLKVLAISCPDGKDLIEYLQSIYELISPLRTTLIWQTDGRPMSGDIGDGTTLAAVKLGQRVLAAKLPGYVQLAGGTNSYTVAKLKAMGLLKRDGGVGEDEEVGGDGGVVCSLSSRGRQVKAISSSSPSSPLSPPSPSSPPSITGVAYGSYARVLLSPIIEQLEKEVNSNSVKAIRLEESPELLWQAVELAHSLVSQLKSQQER, encoded by the coding sequence GTGACTGATCTGTTAGCCCCTTTACAATCTTTAGAGCAAGGTCACTGGTTCAAGCTCATCTGCGGAGCTAGTTTCCAGCACCTACCTGCTGTCAGAAGTTTAACATTAGCTTATACCTTGGCAGGTGCTGACTGCATAGATGTTGCAGCTGATCCGGCAGTGATTAGAGATGCTAAAGAAGCAATACAAGTAGCTAAAAGTCTAGTAAAGGAAGCACAAGCACGAGGGCTGCATTCCAAAGGTAATTCCCCTCTGTTGATGGTGAGTTTGAATGATGGCGAAGACCCTCATTTTCGCAAAGCTGAATTTGATGCCAGTCGGTGTCCCGAAGATTGTCCTAGACCTTGTGAGAAAATTTGTCCTGCTCAAGCAATTGTTTTTAACCATAAAAAAGATAATTTTTCCGGGGTAGAATCTCAGAAATGTTACGGTTGCGGGCGTTGTCTACCAATTTGTCCTTATGATATAATTTATACAAATTCGTATATGTCTAAACCAGAGGCGATCGCACCTCTGGTCATGTCAGCAGGGATAGATGCCGTAGAAATCCATACAAAAGTAGGACGTTTGACCCAGTTCAAGCAATTATGGCAAGTAATTTCACCGTGGGCAGAGCAATTGAAAGTATTAGCTATCAGTTGCCCCGATGGCAAAGATTTAATTGAGTATCTCCAATCGATTTATGAACTAATTTCACCACTCCGTACCACCTTAATCTGGCAAACCGACGGTCGCCCCATGAGCGGTGACATCGGAGATGGTACAACTTTAGCCGCAGTAAAACTAGGGCAGAGGGTTTTGGCAGCTAAATTACCAGGATATGTACAGCTAGCAGGTGGCACTAACAGCTACACAGTTGCTAAGTTAAAAGCAATGGGACTACTGAAGAGAGATGGGGGAGTAGGGGAAGATGAGGAAGTAGGGGGAGATGGCGGAGTAGTATGTTCCTTATCCTCCAGAGGGAGACAAGTTAAAGCTATATCTTCCTCATCTCCCTCATCCCCCTTATCTCCCCCATCTCCCTCATCCCCCCCATCCATCACCGGAGTCGCCTACGGTAGCTACGCCCGTGTGTTGCTGTCACCGATTATTGAACAGTTAGAAAAGGAGGTAAATAGTAACAGTGTTAAAGCAATCCGCCTCGAAGAATCACCGGAATTGCTCTGGCAAGCTGTAGAGCTTGCACATTCTCTCGTCTCTCAGCTCAAGTCACAGCAGGAGCGCTAA
- a CDS encoding R3H domain-containing nucleic acid-binding protein, translating into MTITDDLQKLLDILPQDLRQVLENHPQRDSLVEVVLDLGRRPEARFPKGAEYLSETPVTQAQIDDCIQRVGNFGGDNRAGIEQTLHRISAIRNRTGKIIGLTCRVGRAVFGTIGMIRDLVETGRSILMLGRPGVGKTTALREIARVLADELNKRVVIIDTSNEIAGDGDVAHPAIGRARRMQVAHPELQHQVMIEAVENHMPEVIVIDEIGTELEALAARTIAERGVQLVGTAHGNQIENLIKNPTLSDLVGGIQAVTLGDDEARRRGSQKTVLERKAPPTFEIAVEMLERQRWVVHESVADTVDTLLRGRQPSPQTRTVDDQGKVAIVRQLAVVNGRGGQLATQEESFAPARQANGWRSSGQMLAVPSLTVERERLGQSEFDRLLDESFNYPEPVDFSSAIKPGPNGEDLPLHIYPYGVSRHQLEQVISVLTLPVVLTKDIDSADAILALRSHVKNHAKLRQMAKARHVPIHVIKSSTIPQITRGLRRLLNIDDPEIADDKELQLFLHNGSDDEIDALEEARLAVEQIVIPKGQPVELLPRSPQVRKMQHELVEHYRLKSHSFGEEPNRRLRIYPA; encoded by the coding sequence ATGACGATTACAGACGATCTCCAAAAGTTATTAGACATTTTGCCCCAAGACCTGCGACAAGTACTAGAGAATCATCCTCAGCGAGATAGTTTAGTAGAAGTGGTCTTGGATTTGGGTCGTCGCCCAGAAGCTCGCTTTCCTAAGGGAGCCGAGTATCTGAGCGAAACCCCTGTTACTCAAGCACAAATAGATGATTGCATTCAGCGAGTAGGAAACTTTGGTGGAGATAATCGGGCAGGAATTGAGCAAACTTTGCACCGGATCAGTGCTATCCGCAACCGTACTGGTAAGATAATTGGTCTTACCTGTCGCGTTGGTCGAGCGGTATTCGGTACAATCGGCATGATCCGCGATTTGGTAGAAACTGGTAGATCGATTCTCATGCTAGGCCGTCCAGGCGTAGGCAAAACCACAGCTTTAAGAGAAATTGCCCGCGTACTAGCTGATGAATTGAATAAACGTGTGGTCATTATCGACACCTCCAACGAAATTGCTGGGGATGGTGATGTGGCTCACCCTGCTATTGGTCGTGCTAGGCGGATGCAGGTAGCTCATCCAGAACTGCAACATCAAGTGATGATTGAGGCAGTGGAAAACCACATGCCAGAAGTCATCGTCATTGATGAAATTGGTACAGAACTAGAAGCCTTAGCCGCCCGTACCATTGCCGAGCGGGGTGTGCAGTTGGTAGGTACTGCCCACGGCAACCAGATAGAAAACCTCATCAAAAACCCCACACTGTCTGACTTGGTTGGGGGTATCCAAGCTGTGACACTGGGAGACGATGAAGCAAGACGCAGAGGTAGCCAAAAAACCGTTCTGGAACGGAAAGCGCCTCCTACCTTCGAGATTGCTGTGGAAATGTTAGAACGGCAACGTTGGGTAGTACACGAAAGCGTTGCAGATACTGTCGATACACTGTTGCGAGGCCGCCAGCCTAGTCCACAAACACGCACTGTAGATGACCAAGGTAAAGTCGCTATTGTACGGCAGTTAGCCGTTGTTAACGGTCGTGGTGGACAATTGGCAACACAGGAGGAGTCCTTTGCACCTGCTAGACAAGCGAATGGTTGGCGTTCATCTGGACAGATGTTAGCTGTACCATCGTTAACTGTAGAGCGGGAAAGGCTGGGACAAAGCGAATTTGACCGTTTGCTAGATGAGTCTTTCAACTACCCGGAACCTGTTGATTTTAGCAGTGCTATAAAACCAGGGCCGAATGGGGAAGATTTGCCCTTGCACATTTACCCTTATGGTGTCAGTAGGCATCAACTGGAACAGGTGATTAGTGTGCTAACTTTGCCTGTGGTATTGACAAAAGATATCGATAGTGCTGATGCAATTTTGGCTTTGCGATCGCACGTCAAAAACCACGCCAAATTAAGGCAAATGGCCAAGGCGCGTCACGTACCCATCCATGTGATTAAGTCGAGTACAATTCCGCAAATTACCCGTGGGTTGCGGCGGTTGCTGAACATCGATGATCCAGAAATAGCCGATGATAAAGAACTGCAATTGTTTCTGCATAATGGTAGTGACGACGAAATCGACGCTTTAGAAGAAGCAAGGTTAGCTGTAGAACAAATCGTCATTCCCAAAGGACAACCAGTGGAGTTATTACCCCGTTCTCCCCAAGTCCGTAAAATGCAGCATGAGTTAGTAGAACACTATCGACTCAAGTCCCATAGTTTTGGGGAAGAACCAAATCGCCGTTTACGGATTTATCCAGCGTAA
- a CDS encoding 1-acyl-sn-glycerol-3-phosphate acyltransferase codes for MINQQSEDLINSHLESPVKLEYKFNWFDWFCLWYPPGWLILFNRHWQHYHQDPDGWNWLEYLLFLIPGGFYLAFLSRWLRLGCRSPRTEFEEFNPNYQQAFRTEILAPIVQHYFRGELQQLDNLPSTGPMIVTMNHAGMSFPWDFISLGYLLGETRGWIAHPIAEGSLFEHPWMVWWLPPKWSQVLGAVRAELKDFEAAVAQGKILLYAPEGIRGPLKGWRKRYQLQKFNVSFLQLSDRYHIPILPVVCIGSENLHPWTINLKGLQKLTKLPFCPISPLMLVLVLFPSMGVWAMRTRLRYFIQPVETEWSSDSQERKVVYQRAKQFQKRLQFRVDELLNKSLRVVE; via the coding sequence GTGATTAACCAACAATCTGAAGACTTGATAAATTCACACTTAGAATCACCTGTAAAACTAGAGTATAAATTTAACTGGTTTGATTGGTTTTGCTTGTGGTATCCTCCAGGCTGGTTAATTTTATTTAACCGTCACTGGCAACATTATCATCAAGACCCAGATGGTTGGAATTGGTTAGAATATCTTTTATTTTTAATTCCTGGTGGATTTTATCTAGCATTTTTGAGTCGATGGTTGCGTCTGGGTTGTCGTTCTCCTAGAACAGAATTTGAAGAATTTAACCCGAATTATCAACAGGCTTTTCGTACAGAAATTCTCGCCCCAATTGTGCAGCATTATTTTCGTGGAGAGTTGCAACAGCTTGATAATTTACCGTCAACAGGGCCGATGATTGTGACGATGAATCATGCGGGGATGTCTTTTCCGTGGGATTTTATTAGCTTGGGGTATTTACTCGGTGAAACAAGGGGATGGATAGCGCATCCCATAGCAGAGGGGTCATTATTTGAACATCCTTGGATGGTTTGGTGGCTACCACCTAAATGGTCGCAGGTTTTAGGTGCAGTCCGAGCAGAGTTAAAGGATTTTGAAGCCGCCGTGGCACAGGGTAAAATTCTGTTATATGCACCGGAAGGTATAAGAGGGCCGCTTAAAGGTTGGCGCAAACGCTACCAACTCCAAAAGTTTAACGTCAGTTTTTTACAGTTGAGCGATCGCTATCATATCCCCATTCTCCCAGTTGTCTGTATTGGCAGCGAAAATCTGCATCCTTGGACTATTAATCTTAAAGGGTTACAAAAACTTACTAAATTACCGTTTTGTCCGATATCACCTTTGATGCTTGTTTTGGTTCTGTTCCCTTCTATGGGCGTTTGGGCGATGAGAACTCGTCTACGTTATTTTATTCAGCCTGTGGAAACGGAATGGAGTAGTGATTCTCAAGAACGTAAAGTAGTTTATCAGCGTGCTAAACAATTTCAAAAACGATTGCAATTTCGGGTTGATGAGTTATTAAATAAAAGTTTGCGTGTTGTGGAGTAA
- a CDS encoding carboxymuconolactone decarboxylase family protein: MTKLIEYEQASAEVKAVYDDIRATRQTEYINNFWKAIANHPPTLKRTWETIKEVMASPGEIDPLVRELIYIAVSVTNGCDYCIASHTAAARGKGMSDVMFGELLGIIATANTTNRLANGYQIPVDEIFKSSGN, translated from the coding sequence ATGACTAAGCTCATTGAATACGAACAAGCCAGTGCAGAAGTAAAGGCAGTATACGACGATATCCGCGCTACTCGTCAGACTGAGTATATCAATAATTTTTGGAAAGCGATCGCTAACCACCCTCCCACCTTAAAACGAACATGGGAAACTATCAAAGAAGTGATGGCTAGTCCTGGGGAAATTGATCCACTAGTGCGGGAGTTGATTTATATTGCTGTCAGTGTCACTAATGGATGTGATTATTGTATTGCATCCCATACAGCCGCAGCCCGTGGCAAAGGCATGAGTGATGTTATGTTTGGTGAACTTTTAGGAATTATCGCCACGGCTAACACAACTAACCGCCTCGCCAATGGTTATCAAATTCCTGTGGATGAGATATTTAAGAGTTCAGGAAATTAA
- a CDS encoding GFA family protein, which yields MITKFTGRCLCGSVRYECSAPPVAMGNCHCRDCQRATGSAYASALLVPQSSVTIIGDVKYYEVIGESGSIVGRGFCPNCGSRLFSKPPIPELMGIMAGSLDDPSWFSPTMDIYTASSQPWDYMNPNLSKFTKMPAMS from the coding sequence ATGATTACAAAATTCACTGGCAGGTGTCTGTGCGGCTCTGTCCGCTACGAATGTTCTGCCCCACCCGTTGCGATGGGAAATTGTCACTGTAGGGATTGTCAACGGGCAACAGGAAGTGCCTATGCCTCTGCTCTTCTCGTACCCCAAAGTTCAGTCACTATCATTGGAGATGTGAAATATTATGAGGTGATTGGTGAGAGCGGAAGCATAGTTGGTCGAGGTTTTTGCCCAAATTGTGGTTCCCGATTATTTAGCAAGCCCCCAATCCCTGAGCTTATGGGCATTATGGCAGGGAGCCTTGATGACCCAAGCTGGTTTTCCCCGACAATGGATATTTACACAGCCAGTTCTCAACCGTGGGATTACATGAACCCGAATCTATCCAAATTCACCAAAATGCCAGCGATGTCGTAG
- a CDS encoding GNAT family N-acetyltransferase yields MTQANERILQVDGFIMRPVQISDLDVFTALWSDPVITKFLPIRGISLSRESVEKGLISFLEHWNTYGYGVWAIEESFTSQMIGYCGLRYLNDLNETEVLYGLAKDYWGRGITTKAAKAATDFGFSKAGLKKIIALALPENCASTRVIEKAGFQDEKKIHCFGLDAVCYVIYKNLV; encoded by the coding sequence ATGACCCAGGCTAATGAAAGGATTCTACAGGTTGATGGTTTCATCATGCGACCAGTCCAAATATCTGACCTAGATGTATTTACAGCCCTTTGGTCAGATCCTGTCATTACTAAATTTCTTCCCATTCGTGGTATTAGTCTTTCAAGAGAAAGTGTGGAAAAGGGACTTATATCTTTTCTTGAACATTGGAATACTTATGGCTATGGGGTTTGGGCTATTGAAGAGAGCTTTACCTCCCAAATGATTGGTTATTGTGGTCTTCGCTATCTAAATGATTTGAATGAGACTGAAGTTCTATACGGTTTAGCCAAAGATTACTGGGGTAGAGGAATAACCACAAAAGCTGCAAAAGCTGCAACTGACTTTGGATTTAGTAAGGCTGGATTAAAAAAGATTATTGCCCTTGCACTACCTGAAAATTGCGCTTCTACACGAGTAATAGAAAAAGCTGGGTTTCAGGATGAAAAAAAAATCCATTGCTTTGGTCTAGATGCTGTATGCTACGTTATCTATAAAAATTTGGTTTGA
- a CDS encoding type II toxin-antitoxin system Phd/YefM family antitoxin, translating to MKVVSFSEARNNLKAVLDQVVEDADYTIITRRDAEDAVVMSLELFNSLLETVHLLKSPANAAHLERSITQFKQGKVMERNLLDE from the coding sequence ATGAAAGTCGTCTCTTTTAGCGAAGCGAGAAATAACCTCAAGGCTGTTTTAGACCAAGTGGTGGAAGATGCAGACTATACCATCATTACTAGACGGGATGCGGAGGATGCTGTGGTTATGTCGCTAGAGTTATTTAATAGTTTGCTGGAGACTGTTCATTTACTCAAGTCACCTGCTAATGCTGCTCATTTGGAGCGTTCTATTACTCAGTTTAAGCAGGGGAAAGTAATGGAGCGCAATTTGTTAGATGAGTAG
- a CDS encoding Txe/YoeB family addiction module toxin produces the protein MSRKLVWTDEAWSDYLYWQEQDKKTLKRINKLIEATMRLPFEGIGKPEALKENLAGFWSRRIDDTNRLVYAVDDEYLTIIACRYHYSD, from the coding sequence ATGAGTAGAAAGTTAGTATGGACAGATGAGGCTTGGAGCGATTATTTATATTGGCAAGAGCAAGACAAGAAAACTTTAAAACGCATTAACAAGCTGATTGAGGCAACAATGCGACTACCGTTTGAAGGGATAGGTAAGCCAGAAGCTTTGAAAGAAAACCTAGCTGGCTTTTGGTCGCGGCGCATTGATGATACTAATCGGTTAGTTTATGCAGTGGATGATGAGTATTTAACGATTATTGCTTGTCGGTATCACTATTCTGATTAA
- a CDS encoding pentapeptide repeat-containing protein, with amino-acid sequence MSSVIRNRNKELEKPEEDIDNGTTDLYKYDSHNIEDIEKLWLRYIVIGLIFLLLFILYFIVSPVLYIDKWGEQDVIKYKVIIETLKMIGLFIGGGLGLYSIHLGYKRAVAMENSAVAANKTAEAALRNAEAANKTAEANLKNAQLAEDKQITERYSKAVEQLGSSESYVQLGAIYSLERIAKDSDKDYWNIIEILTTYIREESQKSFSLVLQAALTVIIRRNKSYGLGEEIPIDFIKVNFENLDLTGVNLKRANFSEANLQRANFSKAHLEGANFRKAHLVGANFSGANLENVDFTQTVLFGANFSHANLKNANFQGRYIVNVNFTNADLTDANFINAITWDEEEIDNNSYIEEDFDEECGVDLSREIFYKTNFNGANMRNTNLESANMKGAINLTEEQLEVAKGREKAKFIFED; translated from the coding sequence ATGTCCAGCGTTATTAGAAATAGGAATAAGGAGTTAGAAAAGCCAGAAGAAGATATAGATAATGGCACTACAGATTTATATAAATATGATAGCCATAATATAGAAGATATAGAAAAACTTTGGTTGAGATATATTGTAATAGGACTTATATTTCTGCTTCTATTTATTTTATATTTTATTGTTTCTCCAGTGTTGTATATTGACAAATGGGGAGAGCAAGATGTAATAAAATATAAAGTTATAATTGAAACATTAAAAATGATAGGTTTATTTATTGGCGGAGGTTTAGGATTATATAGCATTCATCTCGGATATAAACGAGCAGTAGCGATGGAAAATAGTGCGGTCGCTGCTAATAAAACAGCCGAGGCAGCTTTAAGAAATGCAGAAGCTGCTAATAAAACAGCCGAGGCGAATTTAAAAAATGCACAGTTAGCAGAAGATAAACAGATTACAGAACGTTATAGTAAAGCAGTTGAGCAACTAGGAAGTAGTGAATCTTATGTTCAATTAGGAGCTATTTATTCACTTGAAAGAATTGCTAAAGACTCAGATAAAGATTATTGGAATATCATAGAAATATTAACGACTTATATACGTGAAGAATCTCAAAAATCATTTTCACTGGTACTTCAAGCAGCATTAACAGTAATTATCAGAAGAAATAAAAGTTATGGTTTAGGTGAAGAAATTCCAATTGATTTTATCAAAGTAAATTTTGAAAATTTAGACTTAACCGGAGTTAACTTAAAAAGAGCTAATTTTAGCGAAGCTAATCTTCAAAGAGCTAACTTTAGCAAAGCTCATCTTGAAGGTGCTAATTTTAGAAAAGCTCATCTTGTAGGAGCTAATTTTAGTGGAGCAAACCTTGAAAACGTGGACTTTACACAAACCGTTTTATTTGGTGCTAATTTTAGTCATGCCAACCTCAAGAATGCTAATTTTCAAGGAAGATATATTGTCAATGTTAATTTTACCAATGCTGATCTCACTGATGCAAATTTTATAAATGCTATAACATGGGATGAAGAAGAGATAGATAATAATTCTTATATTGAAGAAGACTTTGATGAAGAATGTGGAGTTGATTTATCTAGAGAAATATTTTATAAAACTAATTTTAATGGGGCAAATATGAGAAATACAAATTTAGAATCTGCAAATATGAAGGGTGCAATTAATTTAACTGAAGAACAATTAGAAGTAGCGAAAGGTAGAGAAAAAGCTAAATTTATTTTTGAAGACTAG